Part of the Caulifigura coniformis genome, CATGCTTATTCGCGTTCCCGGTCAGCCCGGCAAAGATCTTTGCGACGGCCATCTTGGCGTCACCCGGCGTGACGTCCTCCGTGTCGGCGGCTCGAGCATGCTCGGGGCGACCCTCGGCGGCATGCTGCAGATGCAGGCGGCCAGCGCCGCGGAAGGAACCGTCGGCGGCGCCGGCTGGGGGCAGGCCAAGAGCATCATCCTCTGCTATCTGCAGGGGGGGCCGAGCCATCTCGATCTGTGGGACCCGAAGGAGAACGTCCCCGAGAACGTGAAGTCGATCTTCAGCCCGATCAGCACGAAGGTCCCGGGGCTCCAGTTCACCGAGCTCCTGCCGCAGCTGGCCAACGTCACCGACAAGGTGACGATGATTCGCTCGATGAGCTACACGCCGAACGGCCTGTTCAACCACACGGCCGCCATCTACCAGATGATGACCGGCTACACGACCGACAAGGTCAGCCCGTCCGGCCAGCTGGAGCCGCCGAGCCCGAAGGACTTCCCGAACTTCGGCTCGAACATCATGCGGCTGAAGCCGACGAATACGCCGATGCTGCCGTTCGTCATGCTTCCCCGTCCGCTGCAGGAGAGCAATGTCGTCGGCAAGGGAGGCACGGCCGGCTTCCTCGGAAAAGCGTTCGACCCCTACACGCTGTATCCGGATGGGGACGACATGGACATGACGAAGATGGACCGCATCCGCGTCGACGACCTCGAGCTGCGGGCGGACGTTTACGGCGAGCGCCTCGAACGCCGTGCGAAGCTGCGCGACGTCGTGAACGCCGGCATGCCGGAAGTCGACCGCGCCGTGAAGAGCTACAACCTCAATGAGTACTACAGCCGGGCCCTGAGCCTCGTCGCCTCTGGAAAGGCTCGCGACGCGTTCGCCCTCGAACAGGAAAAGCGTGAAACCCGCGACCGCTACGGCCGGAATACCTTTGGCCAGTCCCTGATGCTCGCCCGCCGCCTGGTGGAAGCCGGGACCCGCGTCGTGGAAGTGGTGTGGCCCAAGGTGGCCAACAGCGACAACCACTCGTGGGACGTGCATACCGGCCTGCCAGACCGCATGAAGAAGCAGTCGGCCCCGATGCTCGATACCGGGCTTTCGGCCCTGATTGAAGACCTCGACGACCGCGGCATGCTTTCGGAGACGCTGGTGGTGGCGGTCGGAGAATTCGGCCGCAGCCCGCAGCGCGGCGTCAGCACCTCCGGCAACGGCAACAGCGCCGACGGCCGCGACCACTGGCCGTACTGCTACACGGCGGTCGTCGCCGGCGCCGGCATGAAGCGCGGCTACGTGCACGGCCAGAGCGATGCCACCGGCTCGGCCCCGCTCAAGGATCCGGTCCATCCCGGCCAGCTCCTGGCGACGATCTACCATGCCTTCGGCATCAACCCGCAGACGATCGTCTACAACCACCTCAATCAGCCGCGCGAGCTGGTGAAGGCCGAGGCGGTGAACACGCTGTTCGCGTAATTCGGTCGACCACACTCCCGAAGCCCGGCTTCTCTTAAGACGCCGGGCTTCTTCATGCGCAGGGGCCTTTTTTGCGACTCCACCGGCCGGAACCATGACAATACGCCGGCCACCCGGAATAATGCCGGCTCAACTCAATTTCGAACCCGCAGAGAAACGGCAACAGCTTCCATGAAAACTGGCTTCGGCATCGTCGGCACAGGAATGATCTCCAAGTTCCACGCCCTGGCGATCAAGGACATCCCCAACGCCCGCCTCGTTGGCTGCTCGGATATGAAGCCGGAACGGGCCGCCGCGTTCGGCAAGGAAGAAGGCTGCAAGGGATACGAATCGCTGGACGCCATGCTGGCCGATCCGGAGATCCAGGTCGTGACGATCTGCACCCCCAGCGGCGCGCATGTCGAGCCGGCCGTCGCCGCCGCGAAAGCCGGCAAGCATGTTCTCGTCGAGAAGCCGCTCGAGATCACGCTCGAGCGCTGCGACAGGATCATCAACGCCTGTAAAGAAGCCGGCGTCTATCTCGGCGCCATCCTGCCGTCGCGATTCTCGCCGGCCAACCTGGCGCTGAAGAACGCGATTGATTCCGGCCGGTTCGGCAAGTTGACGCTGGGCGACACGTATGTGAAGTGGTGGCGGACGCAGGAATACTACGACTCGGGCGCCTGGCGCGGCACCTGGGAGCTGGACGGCGGCGGCTCGTACATGAATCAGGCGATTCACAATGTCGACCTGCTCTACTGGTTCATGGGCGATGTCGACCAGGTTTGCGGTTTGACATCGACCATCGCGCACGAGCGGATCGCCGTGGAAGACGTCGGCACCGCCATCGTGAAGTTCAAAAACGGCGCTCTCGGGACGCTCGAGGCCACGACCTCGGCCTGGCCGGGACTGCTGAAAAAGACCGAGATCCACGGCACTCAGGGCTCGGCCATCGTCGAGCAGGACGACGTCCTCATGTGGGAATTCGCCAACGCCGTCGGCGACGACGCCCAGGTGAAAGAGAAGTTTGCGAAGAAGGCCGGCACCACCGGCGGCGCCTCTGACCCCAAGGCGATCGCCTATACGGGGCACAAGCTGCAGTTCGAAGACTTCGTCGAAGCCGTCCAGAAGGGCCGGCCCCCGGCAATCGACGGACTGCAGGGGCGCAAGAGCGTCGAGATCATCCTCGCGATCTACGAATCGTCGTGGACGGGCAAGCGCGTCCAGCTGCCGCTCAAGGCCGATCCGAAGCGCCCGGCGTAAGCGGCGCTCCGGGGCGACGGCTTCTTCGTCGTGTCCCAAACTCCGATGGGCTGGCCGTGATTGCATCCCGATCGCTGACACTGACCCACCGCATGCTGCTGGCAACGGCGCTGCTGTGGGTTTTTTCGTGCACCGCCGACTCGCTCCATGCCGAACTGCTCGCCGGGACGGCCAAGGTGGATATCACCAACCGCACAGGCCCGGTGAATGATCCGCTGTTTGTGAAAGCCCTCGTACTGAGATCGGGCGAGACGACGGCCGTCATCATGACGCTCGATGCCGTCGCAGTAGGCGAGATCGGGCATATCAACAACGACTACCTCCCCGCGCTCCGGGCCCGGGTGCAGAAGGAGTTCGGGATTGCTCCGACGCAGATCCTGGTCAACGCGAGTCACTGTCATGGAATCGTCGCGCCGGATGTCGGCGAGTGTTCGTTCCAGGCCGTCAGCCAGGCGCTGAAGAATCTCGTGCCGGTCAGAGTGGGCGTCGGCGTCGGTCATGAAGACCGCGTCTCCGAGAACCGCCGCATCAAGCTGAAGAGCGGGAAGACGGTCGATGTGCGGCATGCGTATTCGTTCGCCGCGGATGCCGACATCGCATCCGTGGGGCCGATCGATCCCGCCATCGGCGTGCTGCGGCTCGATCGGGTCGACGGCCGGCCGCTGGCGGTCGTCTACAACTTCGCCTGCCATCCGATCCAGGGAGTGCCCTCAGGCGCCAACACGGCCGACATGACGGGATTCGCCTCGCAGGTGATTGAAGACAACCTCGGCCACGGGGCCGTCGCCCTGTTCGTGCAGGGCTGTGGCGGCGATATCAACCCGGTGTCGTACAAGGCGGTTGACCAGCCGCGCGATGCCGAGCCGCTCGGCAACATGCTCGGCCTCAGCACGCTCAAGGCCGTTCACAGGATTCAGACTCAGGTCGACGAGCGACTGGTCGTGAGGAACGAGACGCTGGCCTTGCCGCGATCCGATCAGGCCGATCGCATCGCGCAGCTCGAACAGGAGCAGACGCGCCTGGCCGCGAGCTTCAAAGGCACGACGCTCAACTTCAAGACCTTCCTGCAGCTGATGGTGAAGCACGGGCTGACAGGCGAATTTCCATCGTCCCCCGCCTCGCGTTATCTGCATGAAAAGGCTCTCGGCCGCGAGCAGCTCAGCCGTCTTGACGCTGAGAACCGGAAGAACGTCGAAGCCTACCTTCAGAACATCCTGGCGATGGAAGAGCTGACCCG contains:
- a CDS encoding Gfo/Idh/MocA family protein, with amino-acid sequence MKTGFGIVGTGMISKFHALAIKDIPNARLVGCSDMKPERAAAFGKEEGCKGYESLDAMLADPEIQVVTICTPSGAHVEPAVAAAKAGKHVLVEKPLEITLERCDRIINACKEAGVYLGAILPSRFSPANLALKNAIDSGRFGKLTLGDTYVKWWRTQEYYDSGAWRGTWELDGGGSYMNQAIHNVDLLYWFMGDVDQVCGLTSTIAHERIAVEDVGTAIVKFKNGALGTLEATTSAWPGLLKKTEIHGTQGSAIVEQDDVLMWEFANAVGDDAQVKEKFAKKAGTTGGASDPKAIAYTGHKLQFEDFVEAVQKGRPPAIDGLQGRKSVEIILAIYESSWTGKRVQLPLKADPKRPA
- a CDS encoding DUF1501 domain-containing protein — encoded protein: MLIRVPGQPGKDLCDGHLGVTRRDVLRVGGSSMLGATLGGMLQMQAASAAEGTVGGAGWGQAKSIILCYLQGGPSHLDLWDPKENVPENVKSIFSPISTKVPGLQFTELLPQLANVTDKVTMIRSMSYTPNGLFNHTAAIYQMMTGYTTDKVSPSGQLEPPSPKDFPNFGSNIMRLKPTNTPMLPFVMLPRPLQESNVVGKGGTAGFLGKAFDPYTLYPDGDDMDMTKMDRIRVDDLELRADVYGERLERRAKLRDVVNAGMPEVDRAVKSYNLNEYYSRALSLVASGKARDAFALEQEKRETRDRYGRNTFGQSLMLARRLVEAGTRVVEVVWPKVANSDNHSWDVHTGLPDRMKKQSAPMLDTGLSALIEDLDDRGMLSETLVVAVGEFGRSPQRGVSTSGNGNSADGRDHWPYCYTAVVAGAGMKRGYVHGQSDATGSAPLKDPVHPGQLLATIYHAFGINPQTIVYNHLNQPRELVKAEAVNTLFA